The Myxococcales bacterium genome includes the window CGCCACGACCGAAGCGCTTGCTAAGTCCACCTACGGCAAGTAAAGGAGCTCCGAGCGCGGCCATTGCTCGCAGCCTAGCTCCCGCGGCCGGCCTTGGCCAGGCTTCGCAACTGGGTAAGGAGCCCGCGCGCGTCTGCCGCGGGGGCTTGGCCCATCGCGGTCAGCAGCGCGTGGGCACCGGCGCGCGGCGGCATGTCGAACGCACCACCGGCGCGCGCGGCGTGGGCATATTTCATGGCGCGAAATGGCGTGAACCATTGCAGCAAGCGTCGGGTCATGGCGGCGGGCGAGCTGGTCTGCCGCGCCGCCTCGGCGACGACCGCCGCGAAATCGTGGTCGGCGAGAAACGTCGTCAGCGGGCCGGCCAAGCCACGCCACGCCTCGGCATCGGCGCGCAGGCGTGGCAGCACGCCGATGAGCGCGGCAATTTCTTGCAACGTCGACCAGGCATAGGTGGCGGTGCCCTGTCCCGCCACGGCCTGCGCGACCGCCTGCCCGGTGCCAAACGGCGTCCGCGTCGAAACCCGCGGCGAGGGATACACCGTCGTGGTTGTCAAATCGCCGAGCACGCCCCGCACCGAGAATTTGTGTAGGAAATAGAAATCCTCGCCGGCCTGGCGCTCGCTCATGCCGCCCTGTTCGATATACGCCATGGCGCGCACGGCAAACGCCGAGCCCACGGTTTGGAAGGCCCACGGGCACCCGGCCCAGCGCAAGCCCTGCACCCAATAGCGCAGGTGTAGCTCGTAGTCGATAATCGCGTCGTCGTGCTCGGGTCGCAGTGCGCCGCCTAGCGGATGCTCAAAGTAGATCGAGACGGCGTCGAGCGCCGGATGCGTCGCAAAGTGCCGCAACACCTCGGCGATATAGTTGGGTGTCACTAACGCATCGGCGTCGAGGCTACAGATGACGCCGCGCGGTCGCCCAGCTAGCAAAAACCGACGCGCCGCCTCATCCATGCCCAGCCGTCGCGCCATGCCGACGCCGGCTTGCTTTGGTGGCAGCGCGGGCGCATGGATAGCAAAAAGCCGCCAGGCACCAGCGCGCACGGCGAGCTCCTCGCGCAACGCCTCGAGTTCGCCCATCGTCGCGAGGTTCTGCGCCACCACGGCGGGCGGCGCGTCGGTCGACTCGTTGACGACCACGAGTATTTCAACCGCGACGCCCGGTGACAGCTCGCACGCCAGCAGCGCCTTCAAGGTCGCGGGCAAATCAGGCTCGTCGCAACAAGGAATGACAACCGCGGCGGCGAGCGCCTCGGGCATAGGCGAGGCATCAAGCGGCCGCAACTCGGTAATACGCCGCACAAACCGAGACACACCGGCTTATAGCGGCAACAAACGCGCTAGGGCAAGCCTCAAACGGCGCCCCGTGCCTTGCAGATGCGGCATGCCGGGCATAGGTTTTGCCGATGAAGCAAAGAGGATTTTTCGGACTCATCGTCGCCATGGGACTTGCCTTCGCGCTTAGCTGCGGTCCAAAGCGCAATGCCAAGCCGTACGACCCGGTGGATACCGCCTCGATCGATAAACTGAAACTTGCCGCCGAGGCCGAGGCGTTCGTAGCTTCCACCGATGCCGAGCTGCGCCGACTTTGGGTGTTGCAAGCGCAAGCCGAATGGACCAAGCAGACCGACATTACCGATGCGCACGAAGCCGCGGCCGCCAAGATTGGCACCGAGGTCAGCACCTACCTCACAAGATCAATTCTCGATGCGCGTCGCTTCGCTGCCACCCCCGGGCTAAGCCCGGCCATCGCGCGCCAGCTCACGCTGCTGCGCATCGCCGGCATGCCTGCGCCTGAAGATGCAACGCTCGCCGAAGAGCTCGCGACGATATCCGCCAAGATGGACGGCACGTACGGCAAGAGCAAAGCCTGCGTCACCGACAAGGCCGGCAAGGAAACCTGCCGAGATCTGGGCCAGCTCGAAGATGTAATGTCGTCATCGCGCAAGCCCGCCGAGCTGCTCGCGGCGTGGCAGGGCTGGCACGACACCACCGGGCGCGCGATTGGCGCAATGTATCCGCGCTTTGTGCAGCTCGCCAACATCGGCGCCGAGGGCGTTGGCTATAAAGACTTAGGCGAGATGTGGCGCTCAGGCTACGACATGCCGCCCGCGGAGTTCGCGCAGGAGGTCGACCGCCTGTGGATGCAGGTGCAACCGCTTTACAAGGAGGTGCATTGCTACGCCCGCCGCAAGCTCAACGATAAGTATGGTGACGCGGTGGTCGGCAAGACCGGCCCTATGCCGGCACACCTGCTCGGCAACATGTGGGCGCAGGATTGGTCCAACATCTATCCCGAACTCGAGCCATTTCGCGGCGCCGCGGCGGTCGACGTGACCCCGGCGATCAAGAAGCTTGGGTGGGACCACAAAAAGATGGTGCAGACGGCCGAGGGCTTCTTTGTCTCGCTCGGCATGGACCCGCTGCCGGCGTCGTTTTGGGAGCGATCGATGTTTGTTAAGCCCGCGGGCAAAGAGGCCGTGTGCCACGCCAGCGCGTGGGATGTTGGCTATAACGACGACCTGCGCATTAAGATGTGCATCAAGCCAAACCACGAAGATCTGACCACGATCCATCACGAGCTCGGACACAACTACTACTTTCACTATTACTACAAGCTGCCGATGCTGTTCCAGAACGGCGCCAATGACGGCTTTCACGAGGCCATCGGCGATGCCATCGCGCTCTCGATGACACCGGACTATCTAGCCAAGATCGGGCTCCTCGGCGAGGCGAAGAAAAATGACAAGGCCGTGCTCAATCAACAGATGCGCGTCGCGCTCGATAAGATCTCATTTATTCCATTTGGTCTATTGGTCGACAAATGGCGCTGGGACGTATTTTCCGGCGCCGTGGGGCCCGAAGAATTCAATGCGCATTGGTGGGAACTGCGTCTGAAATACCAAGGGATTGTGCCCCCGGTGGCGCGCGCCGCGACAGATTTCGACCCAGGCGCCAAATACCACGTGCCGGGCAATACGCCGTATATGCGTTACTTCCTGGCCGTGATTTTGCAATTTCAATTTCACCGCGCGCTGTGCGAGAAGGCCGGCTTTAAGGGCCCGCTGCACGAATGCTCGATTTACGGCAACAAGGCGGCCGGCGACGCGCTCAAGTCCATGCTCGCGCTCGGCGCGTCAAAGCCTTGGCAAGACGCACTGTTCGAGCTCACCGGCTCGCGTGAGATGGATGCGACCGCCGTCATCGATTACTTCGCGCCGCTCATGGGCTGGCTGAAAGAACAAAATCAGGGCCAAACCTGCGGCTGGTAGTATGCTGGCGGCATGACCGCCGATGCCCTTGGTCTTGTCGCCCACGTCACGCCCGAACAATTTGAGCAGTGGCGCAGCATTGGCCTTCGCCTCGATCGGCAAGGCCGGTTTTGGCATCAAGATGGCTTAGTCGAACACCGACGCCTGCAACTGGCGCTGCTGCGTTGGCTAGCGCGCCGCGACGACGGCCGCTATATCGTGCGGCTGGATGAGTCGCGATATGCCTACGTCGACGTCGAAGACGCGCCGCTGCGGGTGGTGTCGTTTCGCGTCGAGCATGACGCGCCCATCATCCGCCTCGACGACGAATCCGAGGAGCACTTGGCGAGCGCCTCGCTGACCACGCCCGACGGCGCCCAAATCTACGCCCGCGTCCGCGGCGGCACGTTGTGGGCGCGATTCTTGAGCGGCGCACAGCAAACCCTGGCTGAGCACCTGCGGGGCGAACACGACCAATTCGCGCTGGTGATTGGGCCACAGGCGTGGCCAATTCGCTCAGGCGAGGTGGCCTAGGACTGGACACCGCGCTCGCGAGGCCACCTATTGCATGCCAAAGCCGACGGCCTTGAGGCGACTGGCGAGCACGTCGGCGGCGAGCCCGCCCATCAGCACTACGCGCTGCAGCTTGCCCGCGCGGTCGACAAACTCGAAGTTCGCAAATTGTCCGCTTTTAATTTCGCTAACCAGGTCGGCCACGATGGTTGAGGGGAACTTCAGCGGCGCGGCAACGTAGTGCACGGTAGTCTTGCCGCCGGCGCCCGCCGACGTCACGCGATAGATTGCGCCGCGCTTGCCGACGCGCGTCTTGGTCACGCGCGAAGCCTCACCAGCCGCATTGGTATGCGTGGTGGCTTCGACGCGAAACCCGCCAGCAGCCGCGCCGAAGCGAAACGTTTTCGATGTGCCGCCGGCGTCGGTCCGGGTTTCGACCTCGCGCGCCGGCTTGCCGTCGGCGCCTAACATCCCCTTGGTCTTTACCTCGGTAACGGCCCCCTTGCGATCGACGGTTTTGACATGAGACTTGTACGTGCTGGCCCCAGCTTTTGCCGTCGGCTGGGGTTTGGCGTGCCCACCAGCGGCCGCATAAGCAGCTGATATCGCGACGACGAAGCAGGCGAGGCCCAAGGTCTTGATGGTCATGGGAGAGAGTTATTCACGTCCCGTGCCAAGGCACAGTCGACAAACAGATAGGCGGCGTCTTAGAGCACGCGGGCAATGCGCGCCAAGGCCTGCTCGACGTTGTCTCGCGAATTGTAGGCTGAGAGGCGCAGATAGCCCTCGCCCGCCGGGCCAAAGCCTGCGCCGGGCGTGCCGACCACGTGGGCCTTGTGCAGCAAGTGATCAAAAAATGCCCACGAGGCCATGTCACTGGGTGTCGAAATCCACAAATAGGGCGCATGCTGCCCGCCGAAGACTTGCAGGCCCGCCGCGGATAGCGCCTTGCGCATGATGGCGGCGTTCTCCATATAGAATGCGATCTGAGCCCCCGTCTGGGCGGCGCCATCAGCCGAATAAACCGCGGCCGCGCCGCGTTGAATGATATACGACGCGCCGTTAAACTTAGTGGTGTGGCGTCGCAGCCACATCGCGTTATACGAGACCTTGTCGCCACCGGCGCTTTTGCCAACGAGCGCCTTGGGCACCACGATAAAGCCACAGCGCAAGCCCGTGAAGCCTGCGCGCTTGGAGAAGCTGCGCATCTCGATGGCGCATTCTTTGGCGCCCTCGATTTCATAGATTGACCGCGGCAGCGAGGGATCTTGGATGTACGCCTCGTACGCCGCGTCAAATACAATCAGCACGTCGTTGGCCCGCGCCCAGCTCACCCACGCTTGCAAATGCGCCCGCGTCATCACCGCGCCGGTCGGATTATTTGGCGAGCACAAATAAACCACGTCTATCTTGGCTGTGGGTGGCGCGGGCACAAAGCCATTGGCCGCAGTGCATGACAAATAGACCAACCCATCGTAGTGGCCGGATTCGCCGAGAGGCCCGGTGCGGCCAGCCATGACGTTGGAGTCGACATAGACCGGATAGACGGGGTCGGTCACCGCAATCACCGCATTGCCGGCGAACAACTCTTGTAAGTTGCCGCTATCGCACTTGGAGCCGTCGCTGACAAAAATCTCATCGGCAGCAAGCGTCACGCCGCGCGCCGCATAGTCGTGCGCGATAATTTCGTTCACCAAAAAATCGTAGCCCTGCTCTGGACCGTAGCCGCGAAAGGTCTCGCGTACGGTCATTTCATCAACGGCCGCGTGCATCGCCTTGGCGATCGCCGGCACGATTGGCTCGGTGACATCGCCAATGCCGAGGCGAATCACCGTGGCCTCGGGGTGACTCGCGGCGAACTCGCGCACGCGGCGGCCGATTTCGGGAAATAGGTAGCCAGCCTTGAGCTTGGCATAGTTGTCGTTGACGCGACTCATGGCCGCAATCTACCCCACGGCTTGCCGATTTTGGTGGCGCGACGTAGCGTAGTGGCATGGATCTGCTCGCCCCCGTACAGCTTGGCCGCCTCGCGCTGCGCAACCGCCTCGCTCTGGCCCCGCTCACCAATTGCCAGAGCAATGCCGACGGCACCTTGCACCAACGCGAAATCGATTTTTTGGCCATGCGCGCGCGCGGCGGCTTTGCGCTGATTGAGACCTGCGCCGCCTTTGTTGCGCAAGACGGCAAGGGCTGGGCCGGCAGCATCGGCGTGCACGACGATGCCTGCCTACCTGGGCTGACGACGCTCGCGCAGGCCGTGCACGATGCAGGTGCAATGGCGACGGTGCAACTCTTTCACGGCGGCGCCCGCGCGCCGGCCGACGTGACGGGCAGCGAGCCGTGGAGCGCCAGCGAGTTTGACGCCAAGGGGTTCTTTCCACACCGCGCCGGCGGTGAGGCTGACATCGTACGCATCACCGACGCGTTCATCGACGGCGCGAAACGCTGTCAACGTGCGGGCTTTGACGGCGTTGAGATTCACGGCGCGCATGGCTATTTGCTGACGCAATTTTTGTCCACCGCGTACAACAAGCGCAGCGACCAGTGGGGCGGCGATTTAGCGGGGCGCGCCCGCCTGCTGCGCACCATCGCGCGCGGCATTCGACAGGCGACGGGGCCGGCATTTTCCGTTGCCGTACGCCTTTCCCCGGAAAATTGGACAACCGTGCAAGGCCTAGATTTGGACGAGTCGATCCAAGTCGCACAATGGCTCAATGAAGACGGTGCCGACATCATCCATTTGTCGTTGTGGACCGGCCGCGATCTAAGCGCCAAGCGCCCGGGGCAGCACACGGTCTCCATCTTTCGCAAGGCGCTGCCGGCCAACGTCGGAATTGTCGCCGCGGGTGGCGTGTGGACCGTCGAAGACGCACAATTTCTAGTCGACCAAGGCGCCACCGCCGTGGCGATCGGACGCGCGGCGATCTTGAACCCAGCGTGGCCAAATGTTGTTGCAGCTCGCGGCGAGGCACCGACGCGGCCGCCCTACCCGCGATCCAAGATAGCCGACATCGCGGTGAGCGAGGTCTTTGCCGACTACCTCGGGCGCTTCCCTGGCCTTCTCGACGCGGCAACTTAACCAACAACCGACGCGGCGGTGCGGCGAAACCGCTCGAGATACAGATAAATCACCGGCGTCGTGAGCAGCGTGAGCACCTGGCTCACCAGCAGGCCGCCGACTACGGCAAAGCCCAGCGGCTGGCGCAGCTCGGCCCCGGTGCCAAAACCAATCATCAGCGGGATCGCCGCGAGCAGCGCCGCCAACGTCGTCATCATGATGGGGCGAAAGCGCACCAGCGCGGCCTGGTAAATAGCGTCGCGCGCCGAAAGGCCGCCGCGCTGCGCCTCGATCGCAAAGTCCACCATCATGATGCCGTTTTTCTTGACGATGCCGATCAGCATGATGATGCCGATCAGCGCCATGATCGAAAAATCGTAGCCAAACCCGCGCAACATGAGGATGGCGCCCACCCCCGCCGACGGCAGCGTCGACAAGATGGTCAGCGGATGGACGAAACTCTCATAGAGCACGCCAAGCACGATATAAACGGCAATTAGCGCCAGCAGAATCAGCAGCGGCTGCGTCGCCATCGAATCGGCAAAGGCCTGCGCCGATCCGGAGAAGCGGCCGGTAATGCTGGCGGGCACGCCCAGCGCTTCGTTTTTGGCGGTAATGGCATCGACCGCATCGCCCAGCGCCACCTTGGCGGCGAGATTGAATGAAATTGTCACCGCCGGAAACATCCCAACATGGCTAATGGACTGTGGCCCGGTGGTAGGCGGCAGCACCTTGGCCAGTGCCGTGAGCGGCACCATCTCGCCGGTGCGCGGCGAGCGGAGATGAAAGAAGGCCAGGCTCTCTACCTTGCCGCGCCACGCCGGATCGATCTCGAGGATGATCTTATATTGATTCACCTCGGTCTGGTATTCGCTAACCTGCCGCTGGCCAAACGCGTCGTAGAGCATCTGCCCGATCTCGCGCACCGAAATGCCAAAGCGCGCCGCCGCCGCGCGATCGATCTCCAGCCGCGTGACGCCGGCGCCGAGCTGCAAGTCGTTCGACACGTCGGTGAGCTGCGGCATCTGCTGCAGCGCCTGCGTGATCTTGCCCGCCCACTCGGCGAGCGCCTCGCTGCTGGTACTGCGCAGCACATAGGCGTATTGCGTGCGCGAGGCCATGCCACCGAGGTTGATGTCTTGCGCGGCGCGCAGAAACAGCGAAATGCCGGGAATCTGCGCCACCTTGGGCCGCAGCCGATCGATGAACTCCTCGACCGACGCGTCGCGATCGACGCGATCTTTGAGCACGATAAAAAACCGCCCATTGGACATGGTCTGGCTGCCGGCGGTCGCGCCGACTGAATGCGCAAATCCCATGACGCCCGGCTCTGCGGCCACCACCTTGGCCAATTCCTCGTGCTTCTTGGTCATGTCGGCAAACGAGATGTCCTGGGCCGCCTGCGTCGTGCCCATAATAAATGCGGTGTCTTGCACCGGAAAAAACCCTTTGGGCATGGTGACGTAGCCCCACACCGCGACGCCGATCGCCGCAAAAAACGACAGCATAGCGATGCGCGGATGCGCCAGCACCCAGGTCAGGCGGCGGCCATACCAGGCGATGAGTCGGCTGACGGCATCGGTGCCCGAGGCGGCAGCCCTACCAGCATCTTCGCCGGCTCGGCTGCCTCCCTCGCGCTTATGCGCCTTCATGAACTGCGACGCCAACATCGGCGCCACGGTGAGCGCGGCGAGCACCGAAAGCATAACGGCGATTGCCACCACTAGCGAGAATTCGCGAAATAGCCGCCCAATGACGCCGCCCATAAAGAGCAGCGGAATGAAGGCCGCCACCAACGACACGCTGATCGACATGACGGTAAAGCCAACCTCGCTCGCCCCGCGCAAGGCTGCCTCGCGCCGCGACGCGCCCAGCTCGAGGTGGCGGTGGATATTTTCCACCACCACGATGGCGTCGTCGACGACAAAGCCAACCGCGATGATCAGCGCGACCAGCGTAAGATTATTGAGGCTGTAGCCGAGCAAGTACATCACGCCCACGGTGGCGATCAGCGATAGCAGCAAGACCGCGCCCACCACCAAGGTCGCCGACACCTGGCGCAAGAACAGCCCCATGATGATGACGACGAGCATCACCGTGAGCACCAGCGTTAGCCCAACCTCGCTCAGCGAGGCGCGAATCGTCCGCGTGCGATCGTTAAAAACCTTGACCTCGATGCCCGCTGGCAGCGTCTCGAGCAGCTGCGGCACCGCCGCTAAAATGCGATCGGCCGTTGCCACGATATTGGCGCCGGGCTGGCGGCGAATGATGAGCAAGAGCCCCGCCTTGCCGTTTTGCCACGCGGCGACGTAGTCGTTTTCGGCGCCCAGATCGACCTTGGCGACGTCGCCCAGCCGCACCGGCGCGCCGCCTTTGTAGGCGACGATGAGGTCGCGATACGCGGCGGGGTCAAAGAGCTGATCATTGGTCGCGATGCTCGACGTCCGCGTGTCGCCATAGATCGCGCCCTTGGCCTGGTTGGTGTTGGCGCCCTGCATGGCGACGCGAATGTCGGCGAGCGTGAGCCCATACGCCGCGAGCTGCGCCGGCCGCGCCGCCACCCGCAGCGCGGGCTTGCGCGCGCCCGCGACCCACATGTCCGCGACGCCCTCAAGCTGGCTGAGTTGCCGCACCAGCCGCGATTCGATGACGTCGGTGAGCTCGGTCAGCGACAGCACCTCGGAGTAAACGCTGAGCACGGTGATCGGGCTATCGCCGGGATTTACCTTCCGCCAGGTCGGCAGGCTCGGCATGTCGCTCGGCAGGCGCCCGGAGGCGGCATTGATCGCGGCCTGCACCTCCTGCGCGGCGGTATCGAGCGATTTGTCGAGCACGAACTGCACCGTGATGGTCGTGGTGCCCAGCGCACTCGTCGACGACATCTCCGAGATGCCCGCCACCGAGCTGAGCTGAACTTCGAGCGGCGTCGCCACCGCGGATGCCATGGTCTCGGCGCTCGCGCCAGGAGATTCGCGTTGATTTGAATGGTCGGGAACTCCGCCTCGGGCAACGGCGATACCGCGAGCCGCGGCAAGGCAAACACGCCGAGCATGCACACCCCGAGCGCGAGCAACGTGGTGGCCACCGGGCGTTCGATGCAGGCGCGCGACAGCCAGCCGCCGCGCGCGGGCTCGCTCATTTAGCGTCCTTTGCGGTGTCGGGCTTGGCGGCAGCGGCAGCACCCTCCGCAACCCGCACGGGGGACCCAGGCTTCACGCGCGAATGACCATCGACGATGATTACATCACCTGCCTCCAGACCACTGGCAATCACGGCGACTGCGCCATCTTCGTGCGCCACGGTAATGGGGGTCTGCGCCGCCTTGCCGTCGATGACGCGAAACACGAATGGGCCTTGGGCGCCTTGCCTCACCGCCTTGGCCGCAATCGCAACAACCCCGGCACCAGGCGCCGTTTGTAGCGAGATCGTGACGAACTGCCCCGGCCACAGCGCGCCGTCGGCATTGTCGAAGGTCGCGCGCATGGCGATGGTGCCCGTCGCCGCATCGACCGCATTGTCGACCACGGTCAGCGAGCCCGTAGCCAGCGGCGCCAGGCCGTCTTGATCGTAGGCGACGACAATGGCCGCAGCCCCCGCACCATCGCGCAACCGAGCCACTTGCGCCAGGTACGACTGGGGCAGCGCAAACATCACCGAGATGGGCGCGAGCTGCGTCACCGCCACCAGCTCGTCGACGCCAGCCCTCACCACGTTGCCAGCGTCGCGCTTGCGCAGTCCCACGCGTCCGGAAATCGGACTCTTGATCTGCGCATACGAGAGCGCCACCTCGCCCGCCACCACCGCCGCCTCGCTGGCGGCAACCGCGGCGCTTAGCTGCCCGGCGCGCGCCTTGGCATCGTCGAGCGCCTGCGCCGCCACCAAGTCTTGTGACGCCAGGCTGCTCATGCGCGTCAGCTCCGCCTGTGCCGCGACGAGCTGCGCCTCGCCGCTAGCCCGTTCCGCCCGCGCCTGCGCCAACCGCGCCACCAGCGTCCGGTCGTCGATCTTGGCGAGCCGCTGGCCTGCCGTCACCATTTCGCCCTCTTTAAAGTACACCGCGGCGAGCACGCCATCGACCTGCGGCCTGACCGACACGTGCGCCAGCGGCGTCACAGTGCCAATGCTCCGCGCCAGCGTCGGGACATCGCGCAGCGCCACGGTCTCGACAACCACCGGCACCGGTCCACCGCCCCGCGCCACCGGCGCCGCCCCGCGGGTGCTCCACCACCAGGCCGCGGCGATGGCCGCGACGAGCACCACCACCACCCAGGGCCGTTTCCAGGCGGGACGCGTCGGCATGTCTATAGGAGCAGCGGGCGCGGAGGTCGTCACCGTAATGTTTTGCGGCACGATGCCCGGCTTGCCAAGGCACAAGCG containing:
- a CDS encoding M2 family metallopeptidase, with the protein product MGLAFALSCGPKRNAKPYDPVDTASIDKLKLAAEAEAFVASTDAELRRLWVLQAQAEWTKQTDITDAHEAAAAKIGTEVSTYLTRSILDARRFAATPGLSPAIARQLTLLRIAGMPAPEDATLAEELATISAKMDGTYGKSKACVTDKAGKETCRDLGQLEDVMSSSRKPAELLAAWQGWHDTTGRAIGAMYPRFVQLANIGAEGVGYKDLGEMWRSGYDMPPAEFAQEVDRLWMQVQPLYKEVHCYARRKLNDKYGDAVVGKTGPMPAHLLGNMWAQDWSNIYPELEPFRGAAAVDVTPAIKKLGWDHKKMVQTAEGFFVSLGMDPLPASFWERSMFVKPAGKEAVCHASAWDVGYNDDLRIKMCIKPNHEDLTTIHHELGHNYYFHYYYKLPMLFQNGANDGFHEAIGDAIALSMTPDYLAKIGLLGEAKKNDKAVLNQQMRVALDKISFIPFGLLVDKWRWDVFSGAVGPEEFNAHWWELRLKYQGIVPPVARAATDFDPGAKYHVPGNTPYMRYFLAVILQFQFHRALCEKAGFKGPLHECSIYGNKAAGDALKSMLALGASKPWQDALFELTGSREMDATAVIDYFAPLMGWLKEQNQGQTCGW
- a CDS encoding LL-diaminopimelate aminotransferase, whose protein sequence is MSRVNDNYAKLKAGYLFPEIGRRVREFAASHPEATVIRLGIGDVTEPIVPAIAKAMHAAVDEMTVRETFRGYGPEQGYDFLVNEIIAHDYAARGVTLAADEIFVSDGSKCDSGNLQELFAGNAVIAVTDPVYPVYVDSNVMAGRTGPLGESGHYDGLVYLSCTAANGFVPAPPTAKIDVVYLCSPNNPTGAVMTRAHLQAWVSWARANDVLIVFDAAYEAYIQDPSLPRSIYEIEGAKECAIEMRSFSKRAGFTGLRCGFIVVPKALVGKSAGGDKVSYNAMWLRRHTTKFNGASYIIQRGAAAVYSADGAAQTGAQIAFYMENAAIMRKALSAAGLQVFGGQHAPYLWISTPSDMASWAFFDHLLHKAHVVGTPGAGFGPAGEGYLRLSAYNSRDNVEQALARIARVL
- a CDS encoding NADH:flavin oxidoreductase; amino-acid sequence: MDLLAPVQLGRLALRNRLALAPLTNCQSNADGTLHQREIDFLAMRARGGFALIETCAAFVAQDGKGWAGSIGVHDDACLPGLTTLAQAVHDAGAMATVQLFHGGARAPADVTGSEPWSASEFDAKGFFPHRAGGEADIVRITDAFIDGAKRCQRAGFDGVEIHGAHGYLLTQFLSTAYNKRSDQWGGDLAGRARLLRTIARGIRQATGPAFSVAVRLSPENWTTVQGLDLDESIQVAQWLNEDGADIIHLSLWTGRDLSAKRPGQHTVSIFRKALPANVGIVAAGGVWTVEDAQFLVDQGATAVAIGRAAILNPAWPNVVAARGEAPTRPPYPRSKIADIAVSEVFADYLGRFPGLLDAAT
- a CDS encoding efflux RND transporter periplasmic adaptor subunit, which gives rise to MPQNITVTTSAPAAPIDMPTRPAWKRPWVVVVLVAAIAAAWWWSTRGAAPVARGGGPVPVVVETVALRDVPTLARSIGTVTPLAHVSVRPQVDGVLAAVYFKEGEMVTAGQRLAKIDDRTLVARLAQARAERASGEAQLVAAQAELTRMSSLASQDLVAAQALDDAKARAGQLSAAVAASEAAVVAGEVALSYAQIKSPISGRVGLRKRDAGNVVRAGVDELVAVTQLAPISVMFALPQSYLAQVARLRDGAGAAAIVVAYDQDGLAPLATGSLTVVDNAVDAATGTIAMRATFDNADGALWPGQFVTISLQTAPGAGVVAIAAKAVRQGAQGPFVFRVIDGKAAQTPITVAHEDGAVAVIASGLEAGDVIIVDGHSRVKPGSPVRVAEGAAAAAKPDTAKDAK